In the genome of Hymenobacter taeanensis, one region contains:
- a CDS encoding NUDIX domain-containing protein produces MSNNSLSTLDETHNPWQTHSSEVKYENPWIKVREDQITNPAGNPGLYGVVSMKNKALGIVPVDEEGNTWLVGQYRYALNEYSWEIPMGGGPVELDILESAQRELREETGITARRWTNIARLHTSNSVTDEEGFVFLAQDLEFGAEEPEDTEDLHVWKLPLAEAIEMVMNNRITDAISVAGLLKAAHILAK; encoded by the coding sequence ATGTCCAATAACAGCCTTTCCACTCTCGACGAAACTCACAATCCCTGGCAGACCCACAGCAGCGAGGTGAAATATGAGAACCCTTGGATCAAAGTCAGAGAAGATCAAATTACCAACCCCGCTGGTAACCCGGGGCTGTATGGGGTAGTGTCCATGAAAAACAAAGCCTTAGGTATTGTTCCGGTAGATGAAGAGGGCAACACTTGGCTGGTAGGCCAGTATCGGTATGCCCTCAACGAATACAGTTGGGAAATACCCATGGGAGGCGGGCCAGTAGAGCTTGACATCTTGGAATCAGCCCAACGCGAACTGCGTGAAGAAACCGGCATTACGGCCCGGCGCTGGACCAACATTGCCCGTTTGCACACTTCTAACTCCGTCACGGATGAGGAAGGCTTTGTGTTTCTGGCCCAAGACCTGGAGTTTGGTGCTGAGGAGCCCGAAGACACTGAAGACCTGCATGTATGGAAGCTCCCGCTGGCTGAGGCCATTGAAATGGTCATGAACAACCGCATTACCGATGCCATTAGCGTGGCTGGCCTGCTGAAAGCGGCTCATATTCTGGCTAAATAG
- a CDS encoding lysophospholipid acyltransferase family protein, translated as MRRLIRYIGHRLYTTWATLWFVLPFVLTYPLQWLMSRQKWHRQLHTLNRGWSIFSIAMWGVPVTIIKKKPLPPGQTCVYVANHGSYIDILLLFKAIPGFLNMVGKSDLAEVPVWGPIFGSTYITVNRNSAVSRGRSMVEARRSLEAGRSVVIFPEGTISPKPGEEMVPFKEGAFQLAIAAGVPIVPISMPLNHKFMPSIKGSLRVRYSPLRLVMHEPISTTGLTLADATELKDRAYDIIASEFLPEAAGIPEPSTWHKPQPQPHNQEMALPNS; from the coding sequence ATGCGTCGCTTGATACGTTACATAGGTCACCGACTTTATACCACGTGGGCAACCCTGTGGTTCGTACTGCCTTTCGTGCTGACTTATCCGTTGCAATGGTTGATGAGCCGCCAGAAATGGCACCGGCAACTTCACACCTTAAATCGGGGCTGGAGCATCTTTTCTATTGCTATGTGGGGGGTACCGGTTACCATCATCAAGAAAAAGCCCCTACCACCTGGCCAAACCTGCGTGTACGTAGCCAACCACGGCTCCTACATTGATATTCTGCTGCTGTTTAAGGCCATTCCGGGCTTTCTAAACATGGTAGGCAAAAGTGACTTGGCAGAAGTGCCTGTATGGGGACCTATTTTTGGTAGCACTTATATCACAGTCAACCGGAACAGTGCTGTCAGCCGGGGGCGCTCTATGGTTGAGGCGCGGCGCAGCCTGGAAGCGGGCCGCTCAGTTGTCATCTTCCCAGAAGGCACCATTTCGCCTAAGCCCGGTGAAGAAATGGTGCCCTTCAAGGAGGGTGCCTTCCAGTTGGCTATTGCTGCGGGAGTGCCAATTGTGCCTATATCTATGCCACTGAACCATAAGTTTATGCCCAGTATTAAAGGCTCACTGCGGGTACGCTATTCTCCCTTGCGCCTGGTTATGCATGAACCAATTTCTACCACTGGCCTTACCTTAGCAGATGCCACGGAACTAAAGGACCGGGCGTATGACATTATCGCCAGTGAATTTCTGCCGGAAGCGGCCGGAAT